The genomic segment AACATTGGAGCAAGAAATTGagcttaaataaagaaataaatgaacacaCTGTTAACCCTATATCTTTTGGTagagtgatttattttttcctcttaaatatttgtgaaaatgagCCCTCCTGAGTCCTTTTTACCTCTAGGTTTGGGTATGTAATGCCAAAGTGAGCACTTATTACCCCATTATTATTTCAAGTTTTGAACATTTCACTATTAGTTCTGTATTATTAACTGTTAATTCaactatttgtttaaaaaaaaacactgatttttattgttttgtcacaaggaaatgaaaataatgtgaagaaACATGCTTTTTTCTTAACTAACATTAAAGGGTTGAATAAGCGAAGCTTCTAATAGAAGACCCAAAGCATCTGCTGCCATGCCTGTGGAGCTGGATGTACTGTAGCCCCTTTGCTTCACCAGTTTCCTGGCATGACACTGGTGCCAGAAACAAAGGTGGCTGCCAGTGGTGGCTCTGAAGCAACTGCGTGCATGGAGGAAACCACTGTTAGCTCTCTGTTTCTAGTTTTTACATGCAATCTGGAGCTCCTTCCAATCTCTTTATTCTCCTGTTTAAAAAGAGCAACACATGTCAGTCGCATTTCCTGTCACAGATGCAGCCGTGCAGTTCTGTCTCTTCACCTGCACTTAATGCACCCAGACAGAAAAGCTAACAGGAAATCATGGCTTTCTGTTGTGATCATGTGGAGTTTGTGCAACTCACAAAAACACTAAATCTACTACTTCAAAGAGACTTGAAGCAGAATTTAGATCTTATGAAACTTAGTAAGGAGGCATTACTCAATTttactttgattaaaaaaaagatttttaaaagcaaTGCTAAGAATGTTCTATTGTGAATTACTGCTCTTTTTGAACATAAACTTCCAGAAAATGTTATGTGTATATTGTGCAAATTAAACAACCTGCAAGCTGCTGTTTAACTGGATCATAAAGTAAAGTATGTTGCTGAGTTCTAttcatttcttttagtttgatacaaaagaaaaatcttttgaaTCTTGAACTCAAGTCCATcactgttttcttctctttgcagATGCTGCCAGGGTACGAAAATCTCCTGTTTGCCCATTCCAGCTGGTATACGTACGCTGCCACAATGCGCATCTACAAACACTGGGACTTTCACATCTCTGAGCCCCACACAGCCACTGGGAGACTGTCTTTCAGCAGCTACCCTGGTATGTGGGCCAGAGGAATTCTCTCTCTTCAACTAAAGTGCTGAGATAAAAACTGCAGCAGTGTTGTAGACATGCATGATCGCAATTATCCCAAACAGACAAAAGTGACCACAGCCAGGAGTCAATTATGTCCAAAGAGACAACCCAGATCAGCTGATTTATTTTCCCTATCACATGATTTTCTGCTAGTCTGCCCAAAGAATGTCTCCTCATCTCTCCTGCTTCTTTCATCAATTTGTCATTGTCAATAAATCTCATGTCTGGACTCTGAATTGTGTCCACAGGTTTTCTGGTGTCTTTGGATGACTTTTACCTCTTAGGCAGTGGTCTGATGATGACCCAGACTACCAACAATGTCTTCAACTCCTCCCTGTTTGACACAATCACCCCAATCAGCCTGCTAGCATGGCAGAGAGTCAGACTGGCTCACAGCTTGGCTCATACAGGAGAGGAATGGGCCAAAACCTTCTCCATGTACAACTCCGGTTAGTGGTGCACATTTATGAAGCAGCACACTTACATATTTATGtgatttatgcatttttaagcAATAACgtattttaattattctttataACGTGGAGAATAAATCAACCTATCACTAAATTGCAGACATCATCTTTAAAGGATGATGTgaatttcttcttttccttgctttAGTTATTTGAAATTGACAGAATGAGTCagattgattttatttcatggcAGCAGTTtgatgccatttttttctttttcatcactCCTCCTCTATGAACTGGCACCCACCATCCCTTCATAAAGGCACCTACAACAACCAGTACATGGTGTTAGACCGGAGCAAAGTGAAGCTGGGCCAGAGCGTTGATGATGGCGCTCTGACCGTGGTGGAGCAGATCCCCGGCTTGGTGGAGTATTCTGACCAGACACAGGCTCTGCGCAGAGGTAATGGGTAATTGTTtgggtttatatatatatatatatatatatatatatatatattagtttttAACAGTATTTGGATTGTTTATATGCAATGtctatttttttgtctgtttaacaCAGGTTACTGGCCATCCTACAACATTCCCTTCCACCAGAAGATCTACACACTTAGTGgttatccagaaatgtggaagGAATATGGCGAGGACTTCTCCTACGATCTCTGTCCAAGAGCCAAGATCTTCCGCCGTGACCAGGCCAATGTCAAAGATCTGAACTCCTTGAAGTACATCATGAGATTTAATGGTGTGGCCCCGCCTGTGTGATTGTGGATGTTTAGTTTTACAACTTCCTTTCAAATTGCAGACAGATTATGTTGTAAAAATTCAGTTATTAACCCAGAAGACGGTCAGTGAcccttgtttttttctacttgttttCAGACTACAAGAAAGATCCATACTCCAAAGGCGACCCCTGCAAGACCATCTGTTGCCGTAACGACCTGAAAGCAGAGAAGCCTTCAGCGGGAGGTTGCTATGACACTAAGGTATTCCCCAGTCACCACTATCATCTGTTTTGCAGAAttgtgtgctttttttgtttgtttgttttttgtagctTAGCTCAGATTTTGTTCTCTCCGTCCAGGCGACAGATTTCCACATGGCGGGGGACTTTGTTACGGAAGCAGTGAACGGGCCAACGACGCAGGATGGACTCCCGCCGTTCTTCTGGGATAAATTTGGCAGCATCTCCCACCAGGGCCTGCCACGATTTTACAACTTCACTTTTGTGAAGATGCAGCCTCTCCTCTTTGAAccatgaggtgtgtgtgtgtgtggctgtggatCTGTGTGAGAGATGAAGAGATGCTTTCTGTTTGATGATTTCAGAGTAATAAATGTCCAGGTTCAAAGGTAAAATCTGATGTTTAGTTTGTGTACAATTTATCTTGAGATTCCTTCTGTAATTTGATTGAAAGAAATCCTGTTTTAAATCAGTATTGCGACCAGTATCTCACTCAGGAGGTGCAGCCAGTGGTGCCTTGAACACTGACAGTGACTTTTATGATTTGATAAAAATGCCAAATCAATGCACTTAATCAGTTTATGaactcatgttttgttttgtttttagaaagcTTGAATGTCCTTATACATACCAACACTATTATTAGAATCATAAATGAAAAAGTGCAATGCTGTACTCAGGTATCAATCCTCTCTGGTGATCTGTCTGCATTTATTTCTTGAactataagaaataaaaatacctTAGGTCTATCTTTTTCTACAAACCTGAATGTTTCTGTAATACTGTGCACGTGAAACGTGCCTTCATTTTCAGTGTCTGCTGTTTATTAAAGTTTTCCATTTGCACCAACACAGTCCTGTTTGACTTTCAGTTAATGAGTTGTcctgttgttttcattgtttttttctacCATCAGTGTgttatgttgctgttttttgcATGACACTGTCAAACGCAGTCACGCTTTTGTACTAAAGATACTGCTCCTAAATTGCCTGTAAACTGCCTCCTAAACTGTCCTTCATTTAACGACATCATGATGAAACATTTGCAAAAAGCTTGATGAGTTGTTAGTTTTATCAGCAGCTGTCTCACTCGACACCATTTAACCCCATATCAGCTGACTAATCAGAGCAGGCTGTGGACTTTTTTAACTTCTTGGTAGTTTGTTGTGACCACAAGACCATTTATTGTGATGTTCACCtttctgtaaaaaaatgtataacttTATCCAGTTTAACTTCTCAGAGCTTTGTGGCAAGTTCCAGACTCTTGCACTCCAGAGAGATATTTGCAAGCTTCAGCGTTTAACTCTAGACAAGATGTTGTACTGTTAAGCAGAAAGCAgtgacaaaacaaaattattaattacTAATAAGAACAGGCTTAAATAGCCTCCgcctgggcaatatatcgagactttatcagacgcaatatagaaggaggaaTATCATTTATATCGAGAtagtttgttttgagttaaaagcatcttttcttttgcattttgcacagctgtatttttgttatggtcattgaaaagtatttttaatttattttgtttcaggaGCAttgaatttaatataaaggtactttaatttcagtcagctgttttaatgcactgatccttaataaaaagtatatttagcaccgaaggctgtaaattaaaactgtctctttggttacttgacaaaaataagtaaataaataaatatattgagatatatatcatatatcgtgattcaggtaaaaaatatcgagatttAAGGTTTAGTTCATATTGCCCAGCGATTAAGAAATGCGCAGCTGAACTGATAAATACGCTCACCAGGGTATTTGGCAGCGATGTAAAACTGGTTGAAAGCACCTCACCTTCctctacgtcagcaagatggcgtctgTTTAGTGCGcttagtgtccatcgtttcgcaccaGCATCCGAGTACTTTCAGTGccctgagtttttactgaaatttctgtgtcagcgcattAAACACTGAAATGTAGTGTttgaagtatagaagtgcgcggattgggacacaccccatgtgtatgtaaatgtgtgtattgGGTTTAGCATTAGCAGGTTAAGGCTGCGGCCGACATATTGTTACTAGCTAAGTAACAATATAATGAAGTCTTACTGGTTCTGTCTATTTAATGCAGGCCAGGTGACCCTTTTTGAGATCGGATGGGGAGC from the Melanotaenia boesemani isolate fMelBoe1 chromosome 2, fMelBoe1.pri, whole genome shotgun sequence genome contains:
- the LOC121654117 gene encoding phospholipase B-like 1; its protein translation is MRLGVFLLLHVVATVASAETMTAATVYWDPDHKLVHLKEGVLETEGDAYGYLNDTLLSTGWSVLEIRAGYGKTPETDEVTFFLAGYLEGFLTAQQMMDHYTNMYPALIRDPTVLGPLKTFMAKQDSWVREQVKLNKTSDPLWKHMGFIIAQMDGLQAGVAQWAKEQGKKPLSLFAIQFLNGVGDLLDLIPALVPDSNPPLRDFKLPGMGHCSALIKMLPGYENLLFAHSSWYTYAATMRIYKHWDFHISEPHTATGRLSFSSYPGFLVSLDDFYLLGSGLMMTQTTNNVFNSSLFDTITPISLLAWQRVRLAHSLAHTGEEWAKTFSMYNSGTYNNQYMVLDRSKVKLGQSVDDGALTVVEQIPGLVEYSDQTQALRRGYWPSYNIPFHQKIYTLSGYPEMWKEYGEDFSYDLCPRAKIFRRDQANVKDLNSLKYIMRFNDYKKDPYSKGDPCKTICCRNDLKAEKPSAGGCYDTKATDFHMAGDFVTEAVNGPTTQDGLPPFFWDKFGSISHQGLPRFYNFTFVKMQPLLFEP